Below is a window of Halobaculum lipolyticum DNA.
CTCCCGCAGCAGGGCGTCGCGGTCGATCCGCGACGGGTCGCGGCGGGCGCCGTCGTCGCGTTCGAGGTCCTCGGTGAAGCGACGGTAGGCGGTGCGCGCCTCGGCCTCGGCGTACTTCTCGACGGCCGCCCGGGAGTCGAGCAGGGAGACGAGGATGCGCGCGATGGGGTACGAGAGGAGGTCGTCGCGGGCGTCCCACTCGCGCGGGTCGGCCGCCTCGACGGTGCCCTCGGTGAGCGCGCGCTCGATGCGCTCGCGGCCGCGCTCGACGGCGGGGTCGCCGTCGGCGACGAGCGCCGCGAGGTCGACGCCCGACTCGCCGACGGCCTCGCGGGCCGCCGCGAAGAACGGATAGCGGGCGTGGCGCGGGTTCATTCGGGTGTCCGTGGTGACGGGCCGGGGTTAAGCGCGACGGTCTCCGCACGGGGGCGGGCGCCGACGGGTGCGGGCGCGGGCGCGACCGCGGCCCCGGCGGTGCCCCGGCGGGAGGAAACACGGAAGTCCCGTCGCGCCGACCTCCGTCCATGCACGTCTTCGACGACGACGCGGTCGCGGACCTCCTCTCGCTGGACGACCTGCTCGGGGTCGTCGAGACGGCGTTCCTGAAGCAGGGGCGCGGCGAGGTCGAGCGGCCGGAACGGCCGCACTTCCCGGTCGGCGAAGGGCTTGACGGACGGACCGAGCCGGCCGGCACGGGGCTGGCGATGCCCGCGTACGTCCACGGCGACCCCACGTACGCGACGAAACTCGCCTCCGTGTTCCCCGGTAACGCCGACGCCGACCGGCCGACCGTACAGGCGCAGGTGCTGCTCGCCGACGCCGCGAACGGCGCCCCCTTAGCGCTGTTCGCCGGCGAGCGCATCACGAACGCCCGGACGGGCTGTATCGGCGGCCTCGCGGCTCGGGAGTTGGCCGCGGGGTCGGGACCGGTCGACCTCGCGGTGATCGGGGCGGGAACACAGGCACGGTGGCAGACCCGCGCGATCCGTGCGGCCCGCGGCGTCGAGCGGGCGCGGATCCACTCCCCGACGCCGGCCTCGCGGGAGCGCTGTGCGGCCGACCTCCGCGAGGAAGGGGTCGACGCGACCGCGGTCGACTCCGCGACGGCGGCGGTCGAGGGCGCCGACGTGGTCGTGACGGCGACGACGAGCGGGGCGCCGGTGTTCCCGGGCGAGGCGCTCGCGGACGGCGCGCTCGTCGTCGCCGTCGGCGCCTACGAGGCCGACATGTGCGAACTCGACGCGGCGACGTTCGCGCGCGCCGCCCGGGTGTTCGCCGACGTGCCCGAGGAGGTCGCGGCCATCGGGGACGTGGTCGACAACGGCGTCGACCCGGCGCGACTCGTCCCGCTGTCGGCGGTGTTCGCGGGCGACGCCGGGCGCGAGACGGCCGAGGAACTGATCGTCGTCGAGAGCGTCGGCTCGGCGGTGTTGGACACGGCGACGGCGACCCACCTGTGGGCGGTCGCCGGGGAGGGCGACGGCGACCGCGGGGTCACGGTCGAGTTCTGAGTCGAGCGAACCGCTGTCGGGCGCGCCGCCGGCGGGAGCCGACCCCTACTCGCCCGTGCGCTGCAGGGTCGTGATCGTCAGGCCGTAGGCGGCGCCGCAGTCGTCGCAGACGGCGACGGTGCTGACCTCCACGTCGCCCCCGCGCGTGAAGTCGGACACCTGTTCGCCGCACTCACATTCGAACGCGTACTCCATTCTATATCCCTATTTCGCGTTTAGTCAATACGTCTTTTGGTTGCAACGCCGGGTTCGACCGGGGGCGTCGCCGGCGGTCGCGGCCGTCGCGGGCCTCGCGGCCGTCGCGAGCGGTCGCCGACGCGGTCGCCGCGTCGCTCAGGGGGTGAGCCGGTCGACGGTCAGGTACTCCGCGGCCTCCCCGTCGGCGAGGGCGAACACCATCGACTTGCGGACGCCGCCCGCGAGGCGGACGTCGAGCGCCAACTCCCGCGGGTGGAAGCGGTGGTCGGGGGTGACGACCCGGACGAGTCGCTCGGAGTGGGGCAGCTCGGCGACCGACTCGACGGCGTCGTACGTGCGGAAGTCGGCGCCGAACTTGTAGCCGGTCTTCGGCACGACGCCGTCGTCGCGCAGCCGGCGATACACCGCGAGCCGGCGGTCGAAGCGGTCGCCCTCGACCGCGCGGCCGCGCTCGACGACCGCGTCGGCGTCGAGGTCGACGGCGCCGCGTGCGGCGAGGTCGGCCGCCTCCAGCAGCGACAGTTGGAGCGCGTCGACGTCGGCGTCGTCGCGCCCGGAGATCGGCTGCCCGTAGAACGCCGACTCGTACAGTCGGGTCGGCGGCTCCCAGCAGACGACGCGGTCGTCGAGCAGGTCGGCGTCGACGCCGTGCGGGAGGTCGTACTCGGTGCGCCCGTCGAAGCCACCGCCGGGCGAACAGCCGAAGTACGACACCTCGCTCTCCTCGTCGACGACCGCCAGCGTCACGTCCGCGAGGTCGGCGGCCGCCAACTCCTCGCGCTCGCCGACGACGCGCACCCGGTGGGCGACCGGCCCGCCGGGTTTCTCGCCGCGCTCGAACACGAGGATGTCCGCGTCGGCGTCCGCGTCGTCCGCGTCGCCGCCGCTCCCGGGCCACCCCTCGCGGACCGGGGCGAGGTAGAACCCGCGCTCGCGGAGGTCGGTGTACACGAGGAAGCGCGCGGCGAACCCCGGCTCGTTCGCGACGCTGTCGCGGAAGAACGCCCGGAAGTCCATCCCCGAGACGGCGTCGAGGTCGCCGCGGTAGAGGAGGTGGGCGGTCTCCACGCGGGCGAGGGTCACCTCCGGTCCGTCCGCGCGGCCGTACCCCCGGGCGTCGTGGAACCGCTGGCGGGCGTCGCCGCGGGCGGTGACGACGTCGCCGTCGACTGTCGCGTTCATACTGTGTATCGGCGGGAGGTTCGGGTATAGGGGCTGTGGTCCGGCGAGACAAAGACGCGGTCGTCGTGACTCGGCTTCGGTGTCCCGCGACCGCCGCGGCGACGACGACCGCGAAAGCCCCCGCGCGTCTCGCGGTCGAGTCCTCGCTGCGCTCCTCGGTCGCTCGCCTCCGGCTCGCTCCCTGCGGTGCTTGCGTCGGAGTCTCCCGCGAGACGCCCGGGCCCTTTCAGTCCCACCCCGGCGGTTCCCCGGTCGAGCGTCGCCGGCGGTCGTCGTGGCTGTCGCTCCCGGGACACCCCTCGAACGAGTCCGCGGCGGGTGTCCGGCGGTCGTCGCGGCCGGCGGGTCAGGGTCGTCGCCGCTGGCGCCTCAGGGCTCGCACTCGGGGTCGGCGGGTCGGTCTAGGTCGCACGTTCCGTCCAGACAACGCGTTCCGGTCGACGTGTCGAACCGGGGGAGGCCGCAGGCGCACTCCCCGGCGAAGGTTCCCGCGGGGACCGAGAACGCAGTCTCGCAGTCCGGGTAGCCGTCGCAGCCGAGGAACGCCCGACCGCGGTGCTCCCTGACGCGTAGGTCCCGGCCGCAGTCGGGGCAGTCGAACCGGCGGTCGAGCGCGTCGCGGACGGCGTCGGTCAGCGAGTCGCACGCGTAGTCGATACACAGATCCAGCGACTCGCCGCGCTCGACGGTCATCGTCGGGAGGCCGCAGTCGTCGCAGATGCGGTCGTCGTGGACGGTCGCCCCCGACGGCAGGCCGTAGCTGTCGCCGCAGCCGAGACACAGCACGTCGCCGCCCGCCCGGACGAGCGCGGCGCCGCAGTCCGGCTCGGGACACTCGTCGACGGGGGCGCCGGCGCCGGTGACGGGGAACTCGACCGCGTCGCCGGCGCCGTGCGAGCGGACCGAGAGGGTCCGGCCCTCGTCGTGGGCCGTCACCGCGAAGCCGTCGTCGTCGGTCTCGACGGTGAGGGAGGCGGCGCGTGTGAGCCACGCGACGGGCCGGTAGCCCGAGCGGTCGTGGACGAGCAGCGTGCGGTCGGGCTTGGCGAGGACGACGACGCGTCCGCGCTGGATGCGCTCGTCGCCGGCCGTCGTCTCGAAGCGCGTCGTACAGTCGCCCGCGAGGAGGGTGCAGGTGGCTGGCACGGGGTGGGTGGTCGCGCTCTCCTACTTGGGCCCTCGGACCGCGCGCGTGCTCCCCGACGGGCCGGAACGTCCATCCCGCCGGGCGGACACCCTCCGGTATGTCCGAATCATCCGGCGGCGACGACGCCGCCAGCGGCACCGACGCGCCCGACGCCACCGAAGGGGCCGACACGACCGACGCCCCCAGCGACACGTCCTCCTCGGCGCCCGGCACCGAACAGACGGTCGCGGGCGACGCCGCCCCGGTCGTCGTCTGCTTCGACATGGACGGCGTCCTCGTCGACTCCGAGGACTACTGGCACGACGCCGAACGCGAGGAGATCCTGCCGGCCGTCCTCGACGGCGCGTACCCGGATCTGGACGAGGTGACGGGGATGTACTACGGCGAGATCTACGACTACCTCGACGCCGAGTACGACACGACCGTGAGCAAAGCCGAGTTCATGGCGCTGTACGACGAGACGGCCCGCACGATCTACGGCGAGCGCGTCGCCCTCCTCGACGGCGCCGCCGACTTCGTCGCGAGCCTCCGGGCCGAGGGCGTGCCGGTCGCGCTCGTCTCCTCGTCGCCGCGCGACTGGATCGAGACGGTGCTCGACCGTTTCGACCTCGTGTTCGACCTGGTCGCCCCGGCCGAGGAGTTCGACGGCCCGGGGAAGCCGGAACCGGGGCTGTTCGAGGCGGCGATCGCGGATCTCGGCGGCGTCACCGCCCGCACGGTGGTGATCGAGGACTCCGAGAACGGCGTGCTCGCGGCGTCGCGGTCGGGCGCCTACACCGTCGCCGTCCGCGACGAGCACAACGCCGACACCGACCTCTCGGCGGCCGACGAGGTCGTCGACCGGAGCGACCCGGAGGCGCTGTACGCGGCCGTCCGTCAGTCGACGCGGACGATCCGCGAGTCCGTCTCCGGGAGCAACGGCAGGTCCGGGTAGACGACCTCCACCTCGTAGCGCATCTCCTCTTCGCCGGGCGCGCCGAACACGCCCACCGGGACGGTCGTCTCGTCGGTGAAGTACAGCGTCTTCTCGGTCATCTCCACGCCGTTGGCCGTCACGCGCAGTCCCGCGCGGGCGCTCCCGCCGACGTTGCGCACCGTCACCTCCAGCATCTCGTTTTCGGCGGTGCCGATGGACTCGGGGAACGCGCCCCACTCGACGACGGCGTTCGGGAGGGCCTCCGCCTGCCGGATCACGCGCTCGGCGACGCCCTCGGACAGTCCCGCCCGGGTCAGTCGGTCGACCCCCGCCGCCACCACGTCCGCAGGCGTCGTCAGTCCGCCGGAGGCGAGGCGTTCGGCGCGCCCCTCCCCGACGCCCTCGATGGCGGTGAGACCGACCGCCTCGCGCTTGACGCCGTGTTCGACGCGCGCCTCCACCCGGCGCACGAGGTTGGCGGCGCGCGGTCCCGCCACCGCGTCGGCGAACTCCCGGAGGGCCGCGAGCAGACGGAGGGCGTTCTGCTCGATGATCCACGCGTCCGAGCGCAGGTCCGAGGGCGTCGAGCCGCGAACCGCGGCGTGGAGGATGGCGAGCACCTTCCGGTTGCCGCCCTCCAGACTCGTGTCGATCCCGTCGAGCACGCGGTCGACGGCGTCGGACTCCGCCGAGCGCGCCGAGGCTGAGTCGAACTCGGCGGCCGAGGCGACGGTGTGGAGGACGCCCTCCTCGTCGATCGACTGCCGCTCGCCCAACTGCGCGAACCGCTCCGCGGTCTCCATGCGGAGGTAGTACTTCGAGGCGAGCCGGCCCAGCGTCGTCGCTTCGATGCCGAGCGTCTCGTCGGTCTCGACGAACCCCCGGTCCACGAGCGACTCGACCGTCTCGCGCACGCGGTCGCGGACGCCCTCGAAGTCGTACTGGTCGGGCTTCGTCCCGGCGCGGACGTAGTAGAAGGTGGTCTCCAGCCACGACATCACGTCGTCCAGCCCGGAGATGGTGCCGAGGGCGATCTCGGCGTTCAGGTGGGAGTCGAGGTCCTCGGCGAGGCGGGACTCGATCTCTTTGCCCTCGCGGAGCAGTTTGCGGTACTTGTCGGCGTCCGAGCGGTCGCAGACGACCCAGCCGTACCCCACGTCGTCGTACCCCGGGCGCCCCGCGCGCCCGAGCATCTGGAGCACGTCGAGCGGGCTGATGTCGACATCGCCCTCCAGCGGATCGTGGTGTTTCGTGTCCCGGATGACGACACAGCGGGCGGGGAGGTTCACGCCCCACGCGAGCGTCGAGGTGGAGAACAGCAGTTGGATCTTCCCCTGCTTGAACCACCGCTCGACGCGGTCTTTGTCGTTCTTCGAGAGGCCGGCGTGGTGGAAGGCGACGCCGTCGACGACGGAGTGGCGGAGCGTGTCGTTGTCCAACTCCTTGGCGGCGTTGTGGAAGTCGTACTCGCCGCGCGCGCCCATCGGGAGGTCGCGCTCGCCGATCTCGTCGCGGGCCTTCTTGGCGGCCATCACGGTGTCCTGTCGGGAGGAGACGAACACGAGCGCCTGTCCGTCGTCCCGGATGTGCGGCTCCGCCAGATCGAGCGTGCGGTACAGCCGGCGGTACTTGTCGGCGAAGGAGTTGTCGCCGTGGGTGTACGTCTTCACGCCGGTCTCCAGGTCGACGGGGCGGTACTCGTCGCCGAACTCGAAGGTGGTCTCCGGCGGCGCGTCGAGCCACTCGGCGACGTCGTCGACGTTCGGCATCGTCGCCGACAGCGCGACGACGCGGGGGTCGCAGATGCGGCGCAGCCGGGAGACGGTGACTTCGAGCACGGCGCCGCGCTTGTCGGAGTCGAGCAGGTGGACCTCGTCGATGACACAGCAGTCGACGTCGTTGACGAAGTCGTAGCGGGCGGACTCGTGTTTCCGCGTCGCGGAGTCGGTCTTCTCGGGCGTCATCACGAGGATGTCCGCGCGCTCGGCGCGGCGGGGGTTGAGGTCGCGCTCGCCGGTGACGACGTACACGGAGTAGCCCAGGTCCTCGAAGCGCTCCCACTCGGCCTCCTTCTCGTTCGTCAGGGCGCGGAGGGGGGCGATGAACAGGGCGGTGCCGTCCTCCCGAAGCGTCTCGCAGATCGCCAACTCGGCGAGGGCGGTCTTGCCGGAGGCGGTGGGGGCGGCCGCGACGACGTTCTCGTCGCGGTCGAGGATCGCGGGCAGCGCCTCCCGTTGCATGCGGTTGAACTCCTCGAACCCGAACGCGTCGGCGAACTCCGGGACGGCGTCTGCGACTTTCATTGTGTAGGTCTCTGGTGGGGGCGGGGGTGCGGGGTGTGGTGCGGTCCGCGGGGTCGGTGTCGGCGGCGGCTCGATTCCGATCGCGCGGACCGCGCCGGCGACTAGGAGTAGGTCGGGGCGCTTCCGCGGATGAACCTTTCCCTCCGCGTCGATAGCTTCGTCGTGGCTCTCGGATCCGTGCTGTCCTCGACGAGCGATGGGAGCGACCGAACTCGTCGCGGCAGACAGCGAAACACGTGGTGGCTGACCGCGAACGCCCCCGCCCGGCTCGCGGGCTGCGGCTCGCTGTGCTCCTCGCCTCGGTCGCGCCGCTCCCTCGGCTGCGGTGCTTGCGTCGCCTCGCCTCGCGAGTCGGGCGGCCCCGTTCAGTCCCACCCGACCGCACCGCAGCCACGACCTCCCCAGCCGACTCACTCCCTCGCTTCGCTCGGTCGCTCGTCCCTCGCGCGCTTCCGCGCCCGACGGAGCGGGCGCGGCGCGCGCCACTGTGGCCGCAGTCGCACACACCGGGCAGACAGCCGCGACGCTCGGACCGTCCAGCCGCAGGGTGGGACTGAAAGGGGCCGCGGCTGTCGGCGACGGCGCGGACCGACAAGCACCGCAGCGCGAGCAGAGCGAGCGCGAGGAGCGCAGCGGCCGCACCGAGTCGACAGCCGCGGGGGCTTTCGCGGTCAGTGTCTACGGAGTCGTCGGCGCCACGAAAACACAGAAACCGCCGACAACGACCCGACTTATGCGCTGAAGCCGTCTTCCCAGCGGAACGTCCCGTTGCGCTGCACTACCTCGCCGTCGACCAGCATCCGCGAGTCCTCGGACACGTCCGTGATCATGTCGACGTGGACCGCCGAGTCGTTGCCCGACTCCCCCTCCGGGAGACACGAGTCGTACGCCCGGCCGAGCGCCAGGTGGACCGTGTCGCCCATCTTCTCGTCGAACAGGATGGAGTCGGTGAAGCGGTCGATGCCGCGGTTCATCCCGATGCCCAACTCGCCCAGCCGGCGGGCGCCGTCGTCGGTGTCGAGCACGTCCGCGATGGCGGCCTCGCCCTGCTCGGCGGAGAAGTCCACCACCTCGCCGCCCTCGAACGTGAGCGACACGTCCCGCACGCGCCGGGCGTCGATGGTCATCGGCACGTCGAAGAACACCTCGCCCTCGGTCGCGTGCGGCGCCGTGAACACCTCGCCGGAGGGGAGGTTGTGGGAGTCGTACGCGACCGACGCCGCGGAGTTGACCGCGGTCCGGCCCTCGATGGACATCGTGAGGTCCGTGCGCTCCTTCTCGATGCGGACCTCCGATCCCTCGTCGAGGATCTCCTTCATGTTCGCCATCTCGTCGGCGAGCGCCTCCCAGTCGCGGAGGACCGCGTCGTACACGAAGTCCTGGTACTCCTCGTAGGCCATCCCGGCCTGCTGGGCGAGCGAGCGCGTCGGGTGGACCGTCGACACCCAGTCGGTGTCCATCCGGGCCTCGCGCGCCTCGACGTTCGCCTTCCGGGCCGCGCTCCGCCGGTCGCCGTCGACGTCCGCGAGCGCGGTCGTGTTGCGGCCGCCGCCGATCCGGAGGTAGGTGTCCGCCGCCTCCAGCATCGCCAGTTCCGGCTCGCTCCCGGCGAACTCGCGGTCGTCGTCGCCCGCGCGCAGGAACGCCCGGGACACCTCGCTGGACCCGTACGTGGTCAGGAGGGTCGCGTCGCGCTTCCCCAGTTCCGCGGCGACGGCGACCGCGAGGTCGTGGGCGCCCTCCGCGACGTCCAGCACCACCTGGTCGCCCGCCTCGACGCGGGCGCTCCAGTCGACGAGTACCTCGGCGTGCTCGCGCACTCTGTCGTCCATACCGGGCGTCCGACTGCGCCGCGCGTAAGTGCGGCGCTTCCCCGCCCCTGCCGACGCCCCCTTCAACTCCCGCCGACGCCCCGGTCTACTCCCGGCGACGTCCCGCCGACACCGCACACCGCAACGCCTACGCCCCGTGTCGCCGACCCGCCGGTATGAGCATGCAACTCGGCGTGATCGGGCTGGGGCGGATGGGCCGCATCGTCGTCGACCGGGTCCTCGACGCCGGCCACGACGTCGTCGCGTTCGACCTCTCGGCGGAGGCGACGGCGGCCGCCGCGGAGGCCGGCGCCGAGGCCGCCGACTCCGTCGCCGACCTGTACGAACGCCTCGACGGGGACGCCCGCATCTGGCTGATGGTGCCCGCGGGCGACGCGGTCGACGCCACCCTCGACGACCTCGAACCGCACCTCACGAGCGACGACGTCGTCGTCGACGGCGGCAACTCCTACTTCGAGGACTCCGTGCGGCGCGCGGAGGCGACCGACGCCGCCTACCTCGACTGCGGCACCTCCGGCGGCCCCGCCGGCGCGGAACTGGGCTTCTCGCTGATGGTCGGCGGTCCCGAGTGGGCGTACGAGGAACTGACACCGGTGTTCGACGCCGTCGCGACCGGTCCCGCGGGTCACGACCGGATGGGCGCGGCCGGCTCCGGGCACTACGTGAAGATGGTCCACAACGGCGTCGAGTACGCGCTGATGCAGGCGTACGGCGAGGGGTTCGAACTGCTCCACCGCGGCCGCTACGATCTGGATCTGGAGGCGGTCGCGCGGACGTGGAACAACGGCGCGGTGATCCGCTCGTGGCTGCTGGAACTGTGTGAGGAGGCGTTCCGCGAGGAGGGCAACGATCTGGGCGACGTGGCCGACCGCATCGAGGGCGGCTCCACGGGCACGTGGACCGTCCAGGAGGCGCTCGAACAGGAGGTGCCCGTGCCGCTCATCTACCAGGCGCTCTCCGAACGGTTCGACTCCCGCGAGGAACGGTTCGGCCGGCGGTTGGCGAGCCGCCTGCGCTACGGCTTCGGACGCCACGACGTCCCCCGGCGGGAGGAGTAGCCGGTCGGCGCGACCGGTCCCGAGCGCGGCGCGGACACGGTCGCCGTCTCCGGGATCGTCGTGCCGCGGTGCCGCTGGATAATCACAACCCTTGTTACCCCCCGCTCCATACGCCGATCCATGGTAGACCCCGTGGCAATCGGGTTCGGCGCGGGCCTCGTGCTGGTCTTCGTCGCCCTGCACTTCGCCCGCGGCACGGGCTGGGAGGCCACCGCGGACATCTCCGAGGAGGTCATCGAGCGGCGGGCCTCCACCGTCGAGGAGACGGAGTTCCCCGAGCCGGGGAGCCGTGCCATCGGGGGCGGGAGCGCCCCCGCGGGCGCGGTCGTGTCCGGCGAGGACGGCGAACTGGAGGAGGGTTCGGCGGCGGCGGCAGCGGAGTCGACGAGTCCGGCCGACATCCCCGAAGACGAGATCGAGTACTTCGAAGTCGAGTACGCGAAGGAGGGCGACTCGATCGAGGTCGCCAACAACGAGACCGTCCTCGAGGCCGGCGAAGACGAGGGCTGGGACCTCCCGTACGCGTGCCGACAGGGCTCGTGCGTCTCGTGTGCCGGCCAGATCACCTCCGGCGGCAACTCCGAGGAGTACGTCGAACACGACAACCAGCAGATGCTCGACGACGCCGAACTCGACGACGGCTACACGCTCACCTGCGTCGCGTACCCCCGCGCCGACTTCACGATCGAGACCGGCGAAGCGCCGTAACCCGGCGCTCGCGTCCCGGTCGCCACGGACCGCCCGTCCGCGCCTTCTCTGTCGCGCTCGTGGTCGACAGCGACCGCGTCGGCGCGCGGCCGCGCCGAGAGCGGTTCCGAAGGCTTATTCGCCGGGCCACGGTACGGTGGCGTGAGGGCGGCTAGTTCAGCGGACAGAACGCTTGGTTCCGGACCAAGAGGTCGGGGGTTCAAATCCCTCGCCGCTCGCTCCCTCGCGGCTCGATTCCTCGCGCGACGCGTCGTGACGAGCGGCGCGACCGACTCCAGCCCCTCGACTCACCGCTGCCACGACGGCGCCCGACGGATCTCCTGTTCGGAGTGACGGTCGAGCACCGCGAGCGTGTCGTAGATGAAGTCCGTCAGTTGCGGCGCCGCGTCGGGCAGCAGCGACACGACCGTCCCGCGCTCGTCGTCCTGGGGGAAGTGGAGCATGATGGCGTCGTCGAACGCGCGCAGCGTACAGTACAGGTCGCCGACCGAGAACAGCCGCTCGTGGGCCGGTTTGGCGCGGTCCTGGACCCGCATGTCGTCGACGATGGCTCGAAGCGCCGCCTCGTCGTACGCGGCGTCGACCGACTCGCGCAGTTCGAACGCGAACGTGTCCGCGTCGTAGTGGGCCACCC
It encodes the following:
- a CDS encoding HAD family hydrolase translates to MDGVLVDSEDYWHDAEREEILPAVLDGAYPDLDEVTGMYYGEIYDYLDAEYDTTVSKAEFMALYDETARTIYGERVALLDGAADFVASLRAEGVPVALVSSSPRDWIETVLDRFDLVFDLVAPAEEFDGPGKPEPGLFEAAIADLGGVTARTVVIEDSENGVLAASRSGAYTVAVRDEHNADTDLSAADEVVDRSDPEALYAAVRQSTRTIRESVSGSNGRSG
- a CDS encoding aminopeptidase; its protein translation is MDDRVREHAEVLVDWSARVEAGDQVVLDVAEGAHDLAVAVAAELGKRDATLLTTYGSSEVSRAFLRAGDDDREFAGSEPELAMLEAADTYLRIGGGRNTTALADVDGDRRSAARKANVEAREARMDTDWVSTVHPTRSLAQQAGMAYEEYQDFVYDAVLRDWEALADEMANMKEILDEGSEVRIEKERTDLTMSIEGRTAVNSAASVAYDSHNLPSGEVFTAPHATEGEVFFDVPMTIDARRVRDVSLTFEGGEVVDFSAEQGEAAIADVLDTDDGARRLGELGIGMNRGIDRFTDSILFDEKMGDTVHLALGRAYDSCLPEGESGNDSAVHVDMITDVSEDSRMLVDGEVVQRNGTFRWEDGFSA
- a CDS encoding ornithine cyclodeaminase family protein; translation: MHVFDDDAVADLLSLDDLLGVVETAFLKQGRGEVERPERPHFPVGEGLDGRTEPAGTGLAMPAYVHGDPTYATKLASVFPGNADADRPTVQAQVLLADAANGAPLALFAGERITNARTGCIGGLAARELAAGSGPVDLAVIGAGTQARWQTRAIRAARGVERARIHSPTPASRERCAADLREEGVDATAVDSATAAVEGADVVVTATTSGAPVFPGEALADGALVVAVGAYEADMCELDAATFARAARVFADVPEEVAAIGDVVDNGVDPARLVPLSAVFAGDAGRETAEELIVVESVGSAVLDTATATHLWAVAGEGDGDRGVTVEF
- a CDS encoding topoisomerase DNA-binding C4 zinc finger domain-containing protein, yielding MPATCTLLAGDCTTRFETTAGDERIQRGRVVVLAKPDRTLLVHDRSGYRPVAWLTRAASLTVETDDDGFAVTAHDEGRTLSVRSHGAGDAVEFPVTGAGAPVDECPEPDCGAALVRAGGDVLCLGCGDSYGLPSGATVHDDRICDDCGLPTMTVERGESLDLCIDYACDSLTDAVRDALDRRFDCPDCGRDLRVREHRGRAFLGCDGYPDCETAFSVPAGTFAGECACGLPRFDTSTGTRCLDGTCDLDRPADPECEP
- a CDS encoding 2Fe-2S iron-sulfur cluster-binding protein is translated as MVDPVAIGFGAGLVLVFVALHFARGTGWEATADISEEVIERRASTVEETEFPEPGSRAIGGGSAPAGAVVSGEDGELEEGSAAAAAESTSPADIPEDEIEYFEVEYAKEGDSIEVANNETVLEAGEDEGWDLPYACRQGSCVSCAGQITSGGNSEEYVEHDNQQMLDDAELDDGYTLTCVAYPRADFTIETGEAP
- the gnd gene encoding phosphogluconate dehydrogenase (NAD(+)-dependent, decarboxylating) — encoded protein: MQLGVIGLGRMGRIVVDRVLDAGHDVVAFDLSAEATAAAAEAGAEAADSVADLYERLDGDARIWLMVPAGDAVDATLDDLEPHLTSDDVVVDGGNSYFEDSVRRAEATDAAYLDCGTSGGPAGAELGFSLMVGGPEWAYEELTPVFDAVATGPAGHDRMGAAGSGHYVKMVHNGVEYALMQAYGEGFELLHRGRYDLDLEAVARTWNNGAVIRSWLLELCEEAFREEGNDLGDVADRIEGGSTGTWTVQEALEQEVPVPLIYQALSERFDSREERFGRRLASRLRYGFGRHDVPRREE
- a CDS encoding DEAD/DEAH box helicase, translated to MKVADAVPEFADAFGFEEFNRMQREALPAILDRDENVVAAAPTASGKTALAELAICETLREDGTALFIAPLRALTNEKEAEWERFEDLGYSVYVVTGERDLNPRRAERADILVMTPEKTDSATRKHESARYDFVNDVDCCVIDEVHLLDSDKRGAVLEVTVSRLRRICDPRVVALSATMPNVDDVAEWLDAPPETTFEFGDEYRPVDLETGVKTYTHGDNSFADKYRRLYRTLDLAEPHIRDDGQALVFVSSRQDTVMAAKKARDEIGERDLPMGARGEYDFHNAAKELDNDTLRHSVVDGVAFHHAGLSKNDKDRVERWFKQGKIQLLFSTSTLAWGVNLPARCVVIRDTKHHDPLEGDVDISPLDVLQMLGRAGRPGYDDVGYGWVVCDRSDADKYRKLLREGKEIESRLAEDLDSHLNAEIALGTISGLDDVMSWLETTFYYVRAGTKPDQYDFEGVRDRVRETVESLVDRGFVETDETLGIEATTLGRLASKYYLRMETAERFAQLGERQSIDEEGVLHTVASAAEFDSASARSAESDAVDRVLDGIDTSLEGGNRKVLAILHAAVRGSTPSDLRSDAWIIEQNALRLLAALREFADAVAGPRAANLVRRVEARVEHGVKREAVGLTAIEGVGEGRAERLASGGLTTPADVVAAGVDRLTRAGLSEGVAERVIRQAEALPNAVVEWGAFPESIGTAENEMLEVTVRNVGGSARAGLRVTANGVEMTEKTLYFTDETTVPVGVFGAPGEEEMRYEVEVVYPDLPLLPETDSRIVRVD
- the endA gene encoding tRNA-intron lyase, translated to MNATVDGDVVTARGDARQRFHDARGYGRADGPEVTLARVETAHLLYRGDLDAVSGMDFRAFFRDSVANEPGFAARFLVYTDLRERGFYLAPVREGWPGSGGDADDADADADILVFERGEKPGGPVAHRVRVVGEREELAAADLADVTLAVVDEESEVSYFGCSPGGGFDGRTEYDLPHGVDADLLDDRVVCWEPPTRLYESAFYGQPISGRDDADVDALQLSLLEAADLAARGAVDLDADAVVERGRAVEGDRFDRRLAVYRRLRDDGVVPKTGYKFGADFRTYDAVESVAELPHSERLVRVVTPDHRFHPRELALDVRLAGGVRKSMVFALADGEAAEYLTVDRLTP